The stretch of DNA CTTAATACCCCGACTCCCAACCCACCCACttctttactttttttttaactGGGAACCACACATCTGCCACTAGAACGGTTACTGCCAACCTGAACAACTCTGTTAAAAACAGTAGTGCACGGTTATGCAATACTGAACAATTTAGTCGATTATATAAGAAGGGTTGCAAGTAAGACTTCATGTAAATAGATCTCAGTTTGTAGTTCCTttgagaggaaagctggtttcTTACTGAAATGTTTAATAGCCTTGCAGAGCCTATTGGGGAGTTGCACAGAGCACATGAACAGTTTGGTTTTCGCATGGAATCATACAAGAGGAAAAATAAAGTATAACTCTCATTTCATTTGTTACTTCAGTTTAGATCATGGCCAATGTTGGGTTTGTTGACATCCATTACTTTATTCATGTGCTTTAACTGCAGGAAAGAATGCCCAGGAAACCTGGGTCTAGCGCTGCATCTATGAACCAAGTCAAAGGTAGGCTTGTGTAGACAGGGTTACACATATCAGTTCTTATTGTAACCAATGTTGCCTTTGACATTTATATCTCTATTAAAATCTTATTGATCAATCTTTCCccgcaaaaaaaaagaagcatTCTTTTCTTGTCAATCCATAGCTAGAACTTTCCTTTGCAAACTCATTTTCTGATTAGTTGACACAAAACTATAATGGGGATTTCTTTCTCAAAATATAGAAGCATGCTTATTCTTGCAGATCCGCACCTTGAACTTTCTTTTTCAAAGCACATTTTCTCATTTTATTGACACACAATTATAATGGGTAATTTTCCCAGTGGCACCTTACTGACTTTTGTAacatgttgcaggtgaaagcAGAAACTCTaaagaacagaaatccaatacAAAGCAAACGTCAGGAAGTAGTTCTAATCCTTCATTAGGCTCTTATCCTCCATTAGGGCCAGCTAAAGTTGGTATGCTCTCCAGAGGAaactcaggagcaaacaagaatctGTCCCGTTGTAATAGTGATGATACTGTAGTTGTACGGTTTATAGGCTCTGCTTTGGTTGGGAAATCAGAGACTGAAGATGCCTGTCACCATGGCCTAGTTGAACCAACTACAAACACTAAGGAGGCTTTGGATGCCATCAATGGCATGTTTATGGAGCCACTGGAACCTGAAACTATTCTCAAGAGGCGATCAAAGCGTGAGAACCCAAATTATAATCAGCAAGGAAGTGCATTTGATATCTTTGTTGATGGCGATGAACCTAGTGGCAATGATACAAATATGCTCCAGAACAACAGTGTGAAGCAAGACCATACAAAATTAAGTCAGCAAACAATTGGATTTGAGATCTATGTTGATGAGGATGGTCCTAATGGCAACGACCAAAATGGAACACAAAACAGGAACTCTAGAAAGGAAAACATGAAGTTAAATCAGGAACCAAGTGTGTTTGAGATTTTTGTTGACGAGGATGGCCCTAATGACAACAACCAAAACGCAGGGCGAAACAGGAACTGTGGGAAGGAAAACATGAAGGTAAATCAGGACAGCAGTGGGTTTGAAATCTTTGTTGATGAAAATGAGGCTAATGGCACTGTCCGGAATGCTATGTGCTACAAGAGTAATAGGTATCCTCCAAGACCATTATCTGAGTCATCTAAGCATCAAGGCGAAAGTGACTTCCAGAAGCCATTTGTTGGAGGGTTTGCAATATTGCCAAATGATGAAGAACAATGCGAGGAAAGTTATGGCGGTGCTAACATAATTTCCAGAACTGTGCAGCCTACTCATGACACTAGTACTTTGCTCTGTCCAGTTCAAGGTAATTCAGGAACAAGGAATCGTGAAGGTCCTCATCCTTTGACTTCTGGGATTCGAGAAGACACTGTCATTCGTAGGTTTGTTGGGTCCACTATTGATGATGAGCCCAAGGTGGAAAATGCATGCCACCATGGGTTAGTTGATCCAACTGTCAATCTAAAGGAAGCAATGGATGATATAAACAACATGTTTGGAAAACCACTGAACTTCAAGGGTGAAAGAATAAAGAGCAAAACTAATGCACAGTCAGATGGAAAAGTAGCTTCAGTTTCCGGTTTCTCCATATTAGCTGATGATGACCTAAAAGAGAACTCCACCAGCAAATCCAGTCAGAGCAATTCCTGCAAATTTGGGTATGAGAATGGTCTATTTGAACCCACAATCACCACTCGTGATGTCATGGCAGAGATCAACGATATGTTTGGAATGCCACTAGACTTGTAAGATGCATGCTTAGAGTGGACTGAATAACTCAACTGCTAGTTGGACAACTGCTTTCACCTTTCAACTCTCCCCCTGAAAGTCTTGCTGATGTGAAGAGCATGGAATCAATTCCCTTATTTCGTGCATAGATGGTGAGCATTTTCTTAAATTGTGGTCAAGTGTTTATTGTTCACACTGATCAATCTTGAATATGTGGTATGTGTCTAATTTTGCCATTAAATTGTCTAAAACATAACTATAAAATTGCTGCTTTTTTTTGCTAGTTATATTTCTTTAACAATTACTCTGAAAATATTATGTGGTTTGGTAATTGTTGGTGTGAAACCTTACAGCTGCACTGCTTTTCCTGGCACAGGTGGAGATCACAACACAATGTTAGGATTCTCAGGTTATTCAGCCGCAGAGAACCGCCCAATGTACCACTTCTTGTGGAGTTGCCACTTGCCACTAATATAATTTATCTTCTCAAGTGAAGGTTAGAGAGCGTAATTTGTTACACGCCACCAGATGATTCCTGTTGTGCTGTCACATAACGCCGATATAGTGATTTTGGCTTACATGTTGACtcaaaactatttttttttatgCTGAAAAGACTGAGACTTGTGTATTTGATGGAAATTGTAGCAAGCCTGGGTGCATATGTTGCTCTGTTCATCTTATATCCATAATTGTGCTCACAAAAACCCCATTGTCTGATGTCCATTTTAATTGTTTAGACGATTCTCCCATCTCAGCATGATTAGGCTGCAgttcaagcccagcaagaaaatCTTGCAATGGTTCAGTTGACGACTTGAGGTAGAGACAAACATCAGATTTAGCAGATAAGTGTTTCATTGAATATGTACAGCTTCAACAGGCATTAAAATCAGAGGactgaagaagaagatgacgacgacgaccaaTCTGAAAGCCTGAAACCTAGCGGCCGATGCTGAGCTGCGCCAGGCGCGCGGCGATGTCCGGCCCGCCGGGCGCCGGCGCGGCCTCGTCCCTCGCCACGCGCAGCCCCGCCAGCCTCTCGGCGATGCCATCGACCGCCGCGACGGGGCTGCTCACCATCGTCGACGACGGGGAGGCGGAGATGGCCCCGCAGACGGCGGCGCACGCGGCCTCGTCGGCGAAGCAGAGCGCGAACTCGGCGCCGGACTCGGGCTCCGCCCACGACAGCGTCGCGCCGTCCAGCCTCTCGAAGGCGTCGCCGGGGAGGATCGGGTACACCAGCACGATGCGGCTCCGCGTCTGCTGGCCGTCGGGGCCCGCCGCGTACAGGACCAGCGACTGCCCCTGCGGGCGGAGGAACGTGACGGCGGCGTAGGCGGCGCCGAGGTTGCTCcagtggccgccgccgccgccaccaccgggGAGGTGGAGGAGCTGCACGGGGTATGCGCCGCCGCTCGCCATCCGACCGGCTCGATCTGTGGGGCGGCAGGAGGGgaaatcaaataatgtgatctGGTGCGTCTGATCTGCGCCGCTTGTTTTCCATCCGACGTTTGCAAGTCGTTTTATTTAAGGTTGTGGCCTTTTGTGTGATAGTAAATT from Sorghum bicolor cultivar BTx623 chromosome 8, Sorghum_bicolor_NCBIv3, whole genome shotgun sequence encodes:
- the LOC8071443 gene encoding probable inactive serine/threonine-protein kinase bub1 — translated: MKFEIGRKPSRPTTTTNPPRCSCSSCRQAANQPDRSNPPMAAAATEDAKEKELLSSVVGDIRSYSGSDPLRPWLRGLRKMERALLPATLREKLPRFLQKCAQEFQDDARYRDDPRYLRVWIQLMDYVTDAKPLLKKMERNGIGLKRASFYMAYALYYEKHKRFNDAEKMYCLGIQNLAEPIGELHRAHEQFGFRMESYKRKNKERMPRKPGSSAASMNQVKGESRNSKEQKSNTKQTSGSSSNPSLGSYPPLGPAKVGMLSRGNSGANKNLSRCNSDDTVVVRFIGSALVGKSETEDACHHGLVEPTTNTKEALDAINGMFMEPLEPETILKRRSKRENPNYNQQGSAFDIFVDGDEPSGNDTNMLQNNSVKQDHTKLSQQTIGFEIYVDEDGPNGNDQNGTQNRNSRKENMKLNQEPSVFEIFVDEDGPNDNNQNAGRNRNCGKENMKVNQDSSGFEIFVDENEANGTVRNAMCYKSNRYPPRPLSESSKHQGESDFQKPFVGGFAILPNDEEQCEESYGGANIISRTVQPTHDTSTLLCPVQGNSGTRNREGPHPLTSGIREDTVIRRFVGSTIDDEPKVENACHHGLVDPTVNLKEAMDDINNMFGKPLNFKGERIKSKTNAQSDGKVASVSGFSILADDDLKENSTSKSSQSNSCKFGYENGLFEPTITTRDVMAEINDMFGMPLDL
- the LOC8071444 gene encoding uncharacterized protein LOC8071444 produces the protein MASGGAYPVQLLHLPGGGGGGGHWSNLGAAYAAVTFLRPQGQSLVLYAAGPDGQQTRSRIVLVYPILPGDAFERLDGATLSWAEPESGAEFALCFADEAACAAVCGAISASPSSTMVSSPVAAVDGIAERLAGLRVARDEAAPAPGGPDIAARLAQLSIGR